Proteins encoded within one genomic window of Candidatus Krumholzibacteriia bacterium:
- a CDS encoding NADH-quinone oxidoreductase subunit M produces the protein MILPALVLIPLVGGTLAWLAGRRRPVAARWVALVTVLADLALALTLFGRVDAPVRTAPVGGPWIAHAQWDWIPQIGASLQFGIDGLSLWLVVLTLVLGALGVLVSWREIEERVGLFHFHLTATLAGIVGVFVALDLLLFYVFWELMLIPMVFLIGLWGHERRIAAAVKFFLFTQAGGLLLLVAILSLVQAHVATGAARSFDLFALVGTPMGATEVWIALGFVVAFAVKLPAVPLHTWLPDAHTEAPTAGSLVLAGLLLKTGAYGMLRFVLPLFPGAVETLAPALMTLGVVGILYGAVLAFGQTDLKRLVAYTSVSHLGFVLLGIFSGDVWGLRGAVLQMICHGLSTGALFAVVGQLQERLHTRAIDRVAGLQARAPRLAGWSLLFVMASLGLPGLGNFVAEFLVLAGSFRSSVVLTAIAVSGLVMATLYSLRVLQRVFHGPESLPAPVADLDAREVTVLAVMAVGLVWLGLYPMPVLEGVAPFLDGLVR, from the coding sequence GTGATCCTTCCCGCCCTCGTCCTGATCCCCCTCGTGGGGGGCACGCTGGCCTGGCTCGCGGGCCGACGCCGGCCCGTGGCGGCGCGCTGGGTCGCACTCGTGACCGTGCTCGCGGACCTCGCGTTGGCACTCACGCTCTTCGGGCGCGTCGACGCTCCGGTGAGGACCGCTCCGGTGGGTGGCCCGTGGATCGCGCACGCGCAGTGGGACTGGATCCCCCAGATCGGCGCGAGTCTGCAGTTCGGGATCGACGGCCTGTCGCTCTGGCTGGTGGTGCTGACGCTCGTGCTCGGCGCGCTCGGTGTGCTCGTCTCGTGGCGCGAGATCGAAGAGCGCGTGGGTCTGTTCCACTTCCACCTGACGGCCACCCTGGCGGGGATCGTGGGCGTGTTCGTGGCCCTGGACCTGCTGCTGTTCTACGTGTTCTGGGAGCTGATGCTGATCCCCATGGTCTTCCTGATCGGTCTCTGGGGTCACGAACGGCGGATCGCGGCCGCGGTGAAGTTCTTCCTGTTCACGCAGGCGGGTGGACTGCTGTTGCTGGTGGCGATCCTGTCGCTCGTCCAGGCACACGTGGCGACCGGAGCCGCGCGCAGCTTCGATCTCTTCGCCCTGGTGGGCACGCCAATGGGAGCCACCGAGGTGTGGATCGCCCTGGGCTTCGTGGTGGCCTTCGCGGTCAAGCTGCCGGCGGTGCCCCTGCACACCTGGTTGCCCGACGCGCACACCGAGGCGCCCACCGCCGGCAGTCTGGTCCTGGCCGGACTGCTGTTGAAGACGGGTGCGTACGGCATGCTGCGCTTCGTCCTGCCCCTCTTCCCCGGCGCGGTGGAGACCCTGGCTCCCGCGCTGATGACCCTGGGCGTGGTGGGCATCCTGTACGGAGCCGTGCTCGCCTTCGGTCAGACCGACCTGAAGCGGCTGGTGGCCTACACCAGTGTCAGCCACCTGGGCTTCGTGCTGCTCGGGATCTTCAGCGGTGACGTCTGGGGGTTGCGCGGGGCGGTCCTGCAGATGATCTGCCACGGCCTGAGCACGGGAGCGCTGTTCGCGGTCGTCGGGCAGTTGCAGGAGCGACTGCACACGCGTGCGATCGATCGTGTGGCCGGACTGCAGGCACGGGCGCCGCGCCTGGCCGGGTGGAGCCTGCTCTTCGTGATGGCCTCGTTGGGTCTTCCCGGCCTGGGGAACTTCGTGGCCGAGTTCCTGGTGCTCGCCGGGAGCTTCCGCAGTTCGGTGGTCCTGACGGCGATCGCGGTCAGCGGACTGGTCATGGCCACGCTCTACTCGCTGCGCGTGCTGCAGCGCGTGTTCCACGGCCCCGAGTCCCTGCCCGCTCCCGTGGCGGATCTCGACGCACGCGAGGTGACCGTGCTCGCGGTGATGGCCGTGGGTCTGGTGTGGTTGGGTCTGTATCCGATGCCGGTGCTGGAGGGGGTCGCGCCCTTCCTCGACGGCCTCGTTCGCTGA
- a CDS encoding NADH-quinone oxidoreductase subunit J, whose protein sequence is MQILFWLAGAVSVCAAAIALTRRSAVHALLWAVASILSVAVVFVALGAPYVAALEVIVYAGAILVVFVFVVMLLSLGRDDTFGPDARWVAPGTLVLLLAVALWVSQRQATGVAEAVGPREVARTLVGPYLIGVELASLLLLAGLIGAWHLGRRRPRRESEEEES, encoded by the coding sequence ATGCAGATCCTGTTCTGGCTCGCCGGCGCGGTGTCGGTGTGTGCAGCGGCGATCGCGCTGACCCGGCGCAGTGCCGTGCACGCCCTGCTGTGGGCGGTCGCGTCGATCCTGTCGGTGGCGGTGGTGTTCGTCGCGCTGGGTGCTCCCTACGTGGCCGCGCTCGAGGTGATCGTCTACGCGGGAGCGATCCTCGTGGTCTTCGTGTTCGTCGTCATGCTGCTCAGCCTGGGGCGCGACGACACCTTCGGTCCCGACGCGCGCTGGGTGGCGCCCGGCACGCTGGTCCTCCTGCTCGCCGTCGCCCTGTGGGTGTCGCAGCGGCAGGCGACCGGGGTGGCCGAGGCCGTGGGCCCACGCGAGGTCGCGCGCACCCTGGTCGGGCCCTATCTGATCGGCGTCGAGCTGGCGTCGCTGTTGTTGCTGGCCGGTCTGATCGGTGCCTGGCACCTGGGCCGCCGCCGACCGCGGCGCGAGAGCGAGGAGGAGGAGTCGTGA
- the nuoH gene encoding NADH-quinone oxidoreductase subunit NuoH — MNWLALLLNIVGVLVAVLIVAAGLIYVERRLLALWQDRHGPNRAGPFGLLQVPADMIKIFFKEDWIPPFADKVVFVLAPGIVIGAVLLTFAVVPFSPSVGVVDLDVGLLFFLGMSALAAWSVVLGGWASNSGYSLLGALRSSAQVLSYEVFMGLSLMGTVVLTGSFSLRDIVAAQSDLWFVVPQFAGFLVFLVAGLAETHRLPFDLPEAESELVAGYHAEYSGMKFGMFFVGEYLGIVLVSSLITVLFFGGWHGPWLPPLLWFLLKTSVFIAFFVLMRASLPRPRFDQLMGFGWKVVLPLALLNLVVTGLVVVT, encoded by the coding sequence GTGAACTGGCTGGCGCTCCTGCTGAACATCGTGGGCGTGCTGGTGGCCGTCCTGATCGTGGCCGCCGGGCTGATCTACGTCGAACGACGGCTGCTGGCCCTGTGGCAGGACCGTCACGGGCCGAACCGCGCCGGACCCTTCGGGCTCCTGCAGGTGCCCGCCGACATGATCAAGATCTTCTTCAAGGAGGACTGGATCCCGCCCTTCGCCGACAAGGTCGTCTTCGTCCTGGCGCCGGGGATCGTGATCGGCGCGGTGCTGCTCACCTTCGCCGTGGTGCCCTTCTCGCCGTCGGTGGGCGTGGTCGACCTCGACGTCGGTCTGCTGTTCTTCCTGGGCATGTCGGCCCTGGCCGCCTGGAGCGTGGTGCTCGGCGGTTGGGCTTCGAACAGCGGTTACTCGCTGCTCGGGGCACTGCGGTCGTCGGCCCAGGTGCTGAGCTACGAGGTCTTCATGGGCCTGTCGCTGATGGGCACGGTGGTGCTGACGGGCTCGTTCTCGCTGCGCGACATCGTGGCCGCACAGAGCGACCTGTGGTTCGTGGTTCCGCAGTTCGCGGGATTCCTGGTGTTCCTCGTGGCGGGACTGGCCGAGACCCACCGTCTTCCCTTCGACCTGCCCGAGGCCGAGAGCGAACTCGTCGCCGGTTACCACGCCGAGTACTCGGGCATGAAGTTCGGCATGTTCTTCGTGGGTGAGTACCTGGGCATCGTGCTCGTGTCCTCGTTGATCACGGTGCTCTTCTTCGGCGGGTGGCACGGTCCCTGGTTGCCTCCGCTGCTCTGGTTCCTGCTCAAGACCAGCGTCTTCATCGCCTTCTTCGTGCTCATGCGTGCGTCGCTGCCGCGGCCGCGTTTCGACCAGCTCATGGGATTCGGATGGAAGGTCGTGCTTCCCCTGGCCCTGCTGAACCTCGTCGTGACCGGACTGGTGGTGGTGACGTGA
- the nuoK gene encoding NADH-quinone oxidoreductase subunit NuoK — protein MSAVPLSSALFVAALLFAVGLVGLLVRRNVVFMLLSVEFMLNAAGIALVAAGARWGQPDGQVVFLFVLAMAAAEVAVGLALVLRLADRFGSVDADRADRLRG, from the coding sequence GTGAGCGCCGTGCCGTTGTCGTCGGCCCTCTTCGTCGCGGCGCTGCTCTTCGCGGTGGGGCTCGTCGGTCTGCTCGTGCGTCGCAACGTGGTCTTCATGCTGCTGTCCGTCGAGTTCATGCTGAACGCCGCAGGCATCGCCCTCGTGGCGGCCGGCGCGCGCTGGGGGCAGCCCGACGGTCAGGTCGTCTTTCTCTTCGTGCTGGCCATGGCCGCGGCCGAGGTCGCGGTCGGACTCGCGCTGGTGTTGCGCCTTGCCGATCGTTTCGGATCGGTCGACGCCGATCGCGCCGATCGACTGCGGGGTTGA
- the nuoI gene encoding NADH-quinone oxidoreductase subunit NuoI yields the protein MLSLLRTTWRVFLHAFRRRETVLYPEELPALPPRWRGRIILSRDPDGEERCVACYLCAVACPVDCISLQARERDDGRRLPDFFRINFSRCIFCGYCEEACPTYAIQLTPDFEMAEYDRQELVYEKDDLTIDGQGKYPGYHFWKVAGVEIEGKAKGEAERERPPVDVRDLMP from the coding sequence ATGTTGAGTCTGCTCCGGACGACCTGGCGCGTGTTCCTGCACGCCTTCCGCCGTCGGGAGACGGTGCTCTACCCCGAGGAGTTGCCGGCCCTGCCGCCGCGCTGGCGCGGGCGGATCATCCTGTCGCGCGACCCCGACGGCGAGGAGCGTTGCGTGGCCTGCTACCTGTGCGCGGTGGCGTGCCCCGTCGACTGCATCTCGTTGCAGGCGCGCGAGCGCGACGACGGCCGACGGCTGCCCGACTTCTTCCGGATCAACTTCTCGCGCTGCATCTTCTGCGGCTACTGCGAGGAAGCGTGCCCGACCTACGCCATCCAGCTGACACCGGACTTCGAGATGGCCGAGTACGATCGCCAGGAGCTGGTCTACGAGAAGGACGACCTGACCATCGACGGTCAGGGCAAGTATCCCGGTTACCACTTCTGGAAGGTGGCCGGCGTGGAGATCGAGGGGAAGGCCAAGGGCGAGGCCGAGCGCGAGCGACCGCCCGTCGACGTCCGCGACCTGATGCCCTAG
- the nuoL gene encoding NADH-quinone oxidoreductase subunit L gives MDVLLTLVIALPLVSAVVLALLGDRLPARVVSACGVGSVGGAAVLATVLAAHAHAGGGVVARLWTWIEAPGLVTEIGLRLDPLAAVLSLVVGWVGLAIHVYSTAFMAGDRGYARFFASMNLFVASMLVLVTADDLLLLYLGWEGVGLCSFLLIGFWYTDPDTVAAARKAFVVTRIGDAAMALGLFLIAAELNTLHLPTIVQRAPVEWTAQGAVPIAVAALLLAGAVGKSAQLPLQVWLPDAMAGPTPVSALIHAATMVTAGVFLLARLHVLLELAPVVQSVVAVIGVATLLLAACSAMVQRDLKRVLAWSTISQLGYMFLALGVGAWTGAVFHLVTHAFFKALLFLAAGVVILRLHHEHDVTRMGGLWRRLPVTFWTFVVGGAALAGVPLVTAGFYSKEAILTAAFEQPGAGPWLWTAGLLGALLTAAYVTRLIVLVFFGDRQTEIEGRTPVSMRVPLVVLAVGAVVTGFLQTPHVLGGVGLFGRYLAPSLGAAHQSHLSQLAEIGLVVAASVASLAGIALGVARFRERRATGSWGLPTGLEAFWSDGWRFDDLYHVTFVRPWRGSVRALRAEWIDLAFTGTGAGVSALHRVLRRSQTGRVRWYAAGLVVGALVLMLLGGAP, from the coding sequence ATGGACGTCCTGTTGACGCTCGTCATCGCGCTCCCCCTGGTCTCGGCGGTCGTGCTGGCCCTGCTCGGCGACCGGCTTCCGGCACGGGTCGTCTCGGCCTGCGGCGTGGGCAGCGTGGGAGGCGCGGCGGTCCTGGCGACCGTCCTCGCGGCGCACGCGCACGCCGGCGGTGGCGTGGTCGCCCGTCTGTGGACGTGGATCGAAGCGCCCGGGCTGGTCACCGAGATCGGGTTGCGTCTCGACCCCCTCGCCGCGGTCCTGAGCCTGGTCGTGGGCTGGGTCGGCCTGGCGATCCACGTCTACTCGACGGCCTTCATGGCCGGCGATCGCGGCTACGCCCGCTTCTTCGCCAGCATGAACCTGTTCGTGGCGTCGATGCTGGTGCTGGTCACCGCCGATGACCTCTTGCTGCTGTACCTGGGGTGGGAGGGAGTCGGTCTGTGCAGCTTCCTGCTGATCGGCTTCTGGTACACCGATCCCGACACCGTGGCCGCCGCGCGCAAGGCCTTCGTGGTGACCCGGATCGGCGACGCGGCCATGGCGCTGGGCCTGTTCCTGATCGCCGCCGAGCTGAACACCCTTCACCTTCCGACCATCGTGCAGCGCGCGCCGGTGGAGTGGACGGCGCAGGGCGCGGTGCCGATCGCGGTGGCCGCGCTGTTGCTGGCCGGAGCGGTCGGCAAGAGTGCGCAGCTTCCCTTGCAGGTGTGGTTGCCGGACGCCATGGCCGGGCCGACACCGGTCTCGGCGCTGATCCACGCGGCGACCATGGTCACCGCCGGGGTGTTCCTGCTGGCGCGGCTCCACGTCCTGCTCGAACTGGCTCCGGTTGTGCAGAGTGTGGTGGCGGTGATCGGCGTGGCGACCCTGCTGCTGGCCGCCTGCAGTGCGATGGTCCAGCGCGACCTCAAGCGCGTGCTCGCGTGGTCGACGATCTCGCAACTCGGATACATGTTCCTGGCCCTCGGGGTGGGCGCCTGGACCGGCGCCGTGTTCCACCTGGTCACCCACGCCTTCTTCAAGGCCCTGCTCTTCCTCGCCGCCGGCGTCGTGATCCTGCGCCTGCACCACGAGCACGACGTCACGCGGATGGGCGGACTGTGGCGTCGCCTGCCGGTGACCTTCTGGACCTTCGTGGTGGGGGGAGCGGCGCTGGCCGGCGTGCCGCTGGTGACGGCCGGCTTCTACAGCAAGGAAGCGATCCTGACCGCCGCCTTCGAGCAGCCCGGTGCGGGGCCGTGGCTGTGGACGGCCGGCCTGTTGGGCGCCCTGCTCACGGCGGCCTACGTGACGCGGCTGATCGTCCTGGTGTTCTTCGGTGATCGGCAGACCGAGATCGAGGGGAGGACGCCGGTGTCGATGCGCGTGCCCCTGGTCGTGCTGGCCGTCGGCGCGGTGGTGACCGGCTTCCTGCAGACGCCGCACGTGCTCGGCGGTGTCGGCCTCTTCGGTCGCTACCTCGCGCCCAGCCTGGGCGCCGCCCACCAGAGCCACCTGTCCCAGCTGGCCGAGATCGGGCTGGTGGTGGCCGCGTCGGTGGCCTCGCTGGCGGGGATCGCGCTCGGCGTGGCCCGCTTCCGTGAGCGGCGCGCGACCGGCTCGTGGGGCCTCCCCACAGGCCTCGAGGCGTTCTGGTCCGACGGCTGGCGCTTCGACGACCTCTACCACGTGACCTTCGTGCGTCCCTGGCGCGGTTCGGTGCGCGCCCTGCGCGCGGAGTGGATCGACCTCGCCTTCACGGGGACGGGGGCGGGCGTGTCGGCCCTGCACCGTGTGCTGCGACGCAGCCAGACCGGCCGGGTGCGGTGGTACGCGGCCGGCCTGGTCGTCGGAGCCCTCGTGCTGATGCTGCTGGGAGGTGCGCCGTGA
- a CDS encoding NADH-ubiquinone oxidoreductase-F iron-sulfur binding region domain-containing protein: protein MHDDGRPVGFDEYRRAGGYEAARRALTEMEPSAVTELVQEAGLKGRGGAGFNTGLKWSFVPTGDDAPRPRYLVCNADEMEPGTFKDRLLIEGDPHQLIEGMIVAARAIGAEVGYVFLRWAYRKCERRLREALAEAREAGWLGEDLQGSGFDLDIHVHVSAGRYMSGEETGLLNALEGGRAVPRSKPPYPQQSGLWGKPTVVNNVETLCNVPHIVRNGAEWYQGLSRAESGGTKLFGASGRVRRPGLWELPLGTPIREVLEEHAGGMREGYRFRGLLPGGGSTDFLVDEHLDLPLDFGPVQEAGSRLGTGTMIVLDDRTCPVGMVHNLETFFAQESCGWCTPCREGLAWVRDLLGALEEGHGHADDLELLSTHCDFLGPGNTFCALAPGAAEPLKSALQYFGDDFRRHVDEQRCPWKEA from the coding sequence ATGCACGACGACGGCCGCCCCGTCGGTTTCGACGAGTACCGCCGGGCGGGCGGCTACGAGGCGGCACGGCGCGCGCTCACCGAGATGGAGCCGTCGGCGGTGACCGAACTGGTGCAGGAGGCCGGCCTCAAGGGTCGCGGTGGGGCGGGCTTCAACACGGGCCTCAAGTGGAGCTTCGTGCCGACGGGCGACGACGCACCCCGGCCACGGTACCTGGTCTGCAACGCCGACGAGATGGAGCCGGGGACCTTCAAGGACCGACTCCTGATCGAAGGCGATCCCCACCAGTTGATCGAGGGCATGATCGTCGCGGCCCGCGCCATTGGCGCCGAGGTGGGCTACGTGTTCCTGCGCTGGGCCTACCGCAAGTGCGAACGGCGTCTGCGCGAGGCCCTGGCCGAGGCCCGCGAAGCGGGCTGGCTGGGCGAGGACCTCCAGGGATCCGGGTTCGATCTCGACATCCACGTGCACGTGAGCGCGGGCCGCTACATGAGCGGCGAGGAGACCGGACTGCTGAACGCCCTCGAGGGAGGGCGCGCGGTGCCGCGGTCCAAGCCGCCCTATCCGCAGCAGTCGGGCCTGTGGGGCAAGCCGACCGTCGTGAACAACGTCGAGACCCTGTGCAACGTGCCGCACATCGTGCGCAACGGCGCCGAGTGGTACCAGGGTCTGTCGCGGGCCGAGAGCGGAGGAACGAAGCTCTTCGGGGCCAGCGGAAGGGTCCGCCGCCCGGGTCTGTGGGAATTGCCCCTGGGGACCCCGATCCGCGAGGTGCTCGAGGAACACGCCGGCGGCATGCGCGAGGGCTACCGCTTCCGCGGCCTCCTGCCCGGGGGCGGGTCGACCGACTTCCTCGTCGACGAACACCTCGACCTGCCGCTCGACTTCGGCCCCGTCCAGGAGGCGGGCAGCCGTCTGGGCACGGGCACGATGATCGTGCTCGACGACCGCACCTGCCCGGTGGGGATGGTCCACAACCTCGAGACCTTCTTCGCCCAGGAGTCGTGTGGATGGTGCACGCCCTGTCGCGAGGGCCTGGCCTGGGTCCGCGACCTCCTCGGCGCCCTCGAGGAGGGCCACGGCCACGCCGACGATCTCGAACTCCTGTCGACCCACTGCGATTTCCTCGGGCCGGGCAACACCTTCTGCGCGCTCGCGCCGGGCGCGGCCGAACCCCTGAAGAGTGCGTTGCAGTACTTCGGCGACGACTTCCGTCGGCACGTCGACGAGCAACGCTGCCCCTGGAAGGAGGCCTGA
- the nuoE gene encoding NADH-quinone oxidoreductase subunit NuoE, producing the protein MLSEAERKEIEAELRIMPRRESGCVEALRAVQRHRGWVDDSAVADVAAFLGMSPDAVDSVATFYNLVHRRPVGRHVIHLCTSVTCWMLRYPEIQAAIHRELGIAPGATTDDGRFTLLPIQCLGDCDHAPAMMVDDDLHHDLVPDDVPRILERYD; encoded by the coding sequence ATGCTGAGCGAAGCCGAGCGCAAGGAGATCGAGGCCGAACTGCGGATCATGCCGCGACGCGAGAGCGGGTGCGTGGAGGCCCTCCGCGCGGTGCAGCGTCATCGCGGCTGGGTCGACGACAGCGCGGTGGCCGACGTGGCCGCATTCCTGGGCATGAGCCCCGACGCCGTCGACAGCGTGGCCACGTTCTACAACCTGGTGCATCGCCGTCCCGTGGGCCGCCACGTCATCCACCTGTGCACCAGCGTCACGTGCTGGATGCTGCGCTACCCGGAGATCCAGGCGGCGATCCACCGTGAGCTCGGCATCGCACCGGGCGCGACGACCGACGACGGCCGCTTCACCCTGCTGCCGATCCAGTGCCTCGGCGACTGCGACCACGCCCCGGCGATGATGGTCGACGACGACCTGCACCACGACCTGGTCCCCGACGACGTCCCCCGCATCCTGGAGAGGTACGACTGA
- the nuoG gene encoding NADH-quinone oxidoreductase subunit NuoG, with protein sequence MRIHVDGRVHEVEGDGRNLLEVCLSLGYDLPYFCWHPAMDSVGACRQCAVKQFRDEDDTQGRIVMACMTGVEDDMYVSIDDDEARRFRAHVVEWLMVNHPHDCPVCDEGGECHLQDMTVMTGHSVRRHRFAKRTYANQDLGPLIRHEMNRCIQCYRCVRFYQDLAGGTDLQALAAHDHVYFGRHDDGTLESVFSGNLVEVCPTGVFTDKPLASHYTRKWDLRTAPSVCPHCSLGCNVTPGERHGELRRIRNRYHHDVNGYFLCDRGRYGYGFVDSDRRVREALAPRGEDTPAQRLDPADAVRRVAGFLDGDRPVAGIGSARASLESNLALRRLVGGERFHAGTEDVLHACARRAVELLRGPVRAASLADQREADAVLVLGEDLVNTAPLSALSLRRAAERRPREEAIASGIPVWHDAALREQMQDRHGPFHQLTPFGNELDAIATTARHAPPLQLARLGFAVAHALDDDEPAVDGLTDDERSLVGTIADDLVAAENPVVVSGASCAEPAVQEAAARIAYALGRRHERPAGLSLVQPEADSVGLALTGAKPLAALLDSMEAGEVGTLIVLESDLGRHVPADRLRRALEGLDHLVVVDHTAHGTGLRADVVLPAATWAESTGTFVSSEGRAQRFVQVFPPAGTTRASWRWFADVGRGLGRGDLDFTAVDDVLEAAGDLPHAEELHDLGAPVPADERVPRALHRYSGRTALAADRDVREFPPPADPDAPRSFSMEGFAPDAPAAATPEVWSPGWNSVQALNRFQEEVGGPLRGGETGRRILRPDDGGTPDPIRIPDASNDEDSTAGLIVLRRWRLFGSEELSAGSAPIEDRADVPTLDLASSDAERRGIEEGTEVEFGIDGARSTLRARIDPTLPTGTVALPVHAPDLPPPAAWPARLRIGPGGEGS encoded by the coding sequence GTGCGGATCCACGTCGACGGGCGAGTCCACGAGGTCGAGGGCGACGGACGCAACCTGCTCGAGGTGTGCCTGTCGCTGGGATACGACCTGCCGTACTTCTGCTGGCACCCGGCGATGGACAGCGTCGGTGCGTGCCGTCAGTGCGCCGTGAAGCAGTTCCGCGACGAGGACGACACGCAGGGCCGGATCGTCATGGCCTGCATGACCGGGGTCGAGGACGACATGTACGTGTCGATCGACGACGACGAAGCGCGTCGCTTCCGGGCCCACGTGGTCGAATGGCTCATGGTGAACCATCCCCACGACTGTCCCGTGTGCGACGAGGGAGGCGAGTGCCACCTGCAGGACATGACGGTGATGACGGGCCATTCGGTGCGTCGTCATCGCTTCGCGAAGCGCACCTACGCGAACCAGGACCTCGGTCCGCTGATCCGCCACGAGATGAACCGCTGCATCCAGTGCTACCGGTGCGTGCGGTTCTATCAGGACCTGGCCGGGGGAACCGATCTGCAGGCCCTGGCCGCGCACGACCACGTGTACTTCGGGCGCCACGACGACGGCACCCTCGAGAGCGTGTTCAGCGGCAACCTGGTCGAGGTGTGTCCGACGGGCGTGTTCACCGACAAGCCGCTGGCCTCCCACTACACGCGCAAGTGGGACCTGCGCACGGCACCGTCGGTGTGTCCGCACTGCAGTCTCGGGTGCAACGTCACGCCCGGAGAGCGGCACGGGGAACTGCGGAGGATCCGCAACCGCTACCACCACGACGTCAACGGCTACTTCCTGTGCGATCGCGGACGCTACGGGTACGGCTTCGTCGATTCCGATCGTCGCGTCCGGGAAGCCCTCGCGCCGCGAGGCGAGGACACACCCGCCCAGCGACTCGACCCGGCCGACGCCGTCCGGCGTGTGGCCGGCTTCCTGGACGGCGACCGTCCGGTCGCCGGCATCGGCAGCGCACGCGCCTCGCTCGAGTCCAACCTCGCCCTGCGCCGGCTGGTCGGCGGGGAACGCTTCCACGCCGGGACCGAGGACGTGTTGCACGCCTGCGCCCGCCGAGCGGTCGAACTCCTGCGGGGACCGGTCCGTGCCGCATCGCTGGCCGATCAACGCGAGGCCGACGCGGTGCTCGTGCTGGGTGAGGATCTCGTGAACACGGCACCGTTGTCGGCACTGTCGCTCCGGCGCGCGGCCGAGCGACGTCCGCGCGAGGAGGCGATCGCCAGCGGCATCCCGGTCTGGCACGACGCCGCGCTGCGCGAGCAGATGCAGGACCGGCACGGTCCCTTCCATCAGCTGACCCCCTTCGGCAACGAACTCGACGCGATCGCGACCACCGCCCGCCACGCGCCCCCGCTGCAGCTGGCGCGATTGGGCTTCGCGGTGGCCCATGCGCTCGACGACGACGAACCCGCGGTCGACGGTCTCACGGACGACGAGCGGAGTCTCGTCGGGACGATCGCCGACGACCTGGTCGCGGCCGAGAACCCCGTCGTGGTGTCGGGTGCGTCCTGCGCCGAGCCGGCGGTCCAGGAAGCAGCGGCGCGCATCGCCTACGCGCTGGGGCGTCGCCACGAACGGCCCGCGGGTCTGTCCCTCGTCCAGCCCGAGGCCGACTCCGTCGGACTGGCCCTGACCGGCGCGAAGCCGCTGGCTGCTCTGCTCGACTCGATGGAGGCCGGCGAGGTCGGCACCCTGATCGTGCTCGAGAGCGATCTGGGTCGTCATGTCCCGGCGGATCGGTTGCGGCGTGCGCTCGAAGGACTCGACCACCTCGTGGTGGTCGATCACACCGCCCACGGCACAGGCCTGCGCGCCGACGTGGTGTTGCCCGCCGCCACCTGGGCCGAGAGCACGGGGACCTTCGTGTCGAGCGAAGGGCGGGCCCAGCGCTTCGTCCAGGTGTTCCCGCCCGCCGGAACGACCCGCGCGAGCTGGCGCTGGTTCGCCGACGTCGGCCGCGGACTCGGCCGCGGCGACCTCGACTTCACCGCCGTCGACGACGTCCTCGAGGCCGCCGGAGACCTTCCGCACGCGGAGGAACTGCACGACCTGGGTGCGCCGGTCCCGGCCGACGAGCGCGTCCCACGGGCCCTGCACCGCTACAGCGGACGCACGGCGCTCGCCGCCGATCGCGACGTGCGCGAGTTCCCGCCCCCGGCGGACCCGGACGCGCCCCGGAGCTTCAGCATGGAGGGCTTCGCCCCCGACGCTCCGGCCGCCGCCACCCCCGAGGTCTGGTCGCCGGGATGGAACTCGGTGCAGGCGCTCAATCGCTTCCAGGAGGAGGTCGGTGGACCGCTGCGCGGCGGTGAGACCGGCCGTCGGATCCTGCGCCCCGACGACGGCGGCACGCCCGACCCGATCCGGATTCCCGACGCCTCGAACGACGAGGACTCGACCGCGGGACTCATCGTGTTGCGTCGTTGGCGCCTGTTCGGCTCGGAGGAGCTCAGTGCCGGGTCCGCGCCGATCGAGGACCGTGCCGACGTCCCGACCCTGGACCTGGCCTCGTCCGATGCCGAGCGCCGCGGGATCGAAGAGGGGACCGAGGTCGAGTTCGGGATCGATGGTGCGCGTTCCACGCTGCGGGCGCGGATCGATCCCACGTTGCCGACCGGAACCGTCGCCCTGCCGGTGCACGCGCCGGACCTTCCGCCACCGGCCGCCTGGCCCGCGCGCCTGCGCATCGGCCCGGGAGGTGAGGGCTCGTGA